In the bacterium genome, TCAATACCGGATTCGAGGCATTCCGTGCTTGCTTGACTGATTCAGTCAGGCGGCTATAGTAGCACCCATGAAAGTCGCGATGATCGGCTCGGGCTATGTCGGGCTCACGAGCGGCCCCTGTCTCGCCAAGGTCGGGCACGACGTGATTTGCGTGGACAACGACGCCGCACGGATCGAGCTGCTCAATCGCGGCGAGGTGCCCATCTACGAGCCCGGTCTGCCGGAGATAATCGCCGAGGCCCGGGCCGCAGGCCGGCTGCGTTTCACCACCGACATCGGCGCGGCCGTCCGCGAGTGCAAAGCGGTGTTCATCGCGGTCGGCACGCCGCCGCGCGAGAACGGACAGCCGGACCTCACCTACGTGGAGGACGTGGCCCGCGACATCGCCGCGAACATCCAGAACTACAAGCTCATCGTCGAGAAGTCAACCGTACCGGTTCAGACCGGCAAGTGGGTGCGGACCACGATCGAACGGTACAAGAAGTCCGACTCGCCGTTCGACGTGGCCTCGAACCCCGAGTTCCTGCGCGAGGGCTCGGCGGTCGGCGACTTTCTCAACCCGGACCGGATTGTCTGCGGCGTCGACTCCGAGCAGGCCCGCGACCTGATGAGGGAAATCTACGCCCCGATTAAGGCACCGATAGTCTTCACCGACCTGGCTTCGGCCGAGCTGATAAAGCACGCCTCGAACGCCTTCCTGTCAATGAAGATATCGTTCGCCAACGCGCTATCGATCGTCTGCGAGTCCTCCGGAGCGGATATCAGGAAGGTGTGCTCCGGCATCGGCATGGACAAGCGCATCGGGCCCGCGTTCCTTGAGGCCGGCGTCGGTTACGGCGGGTTCTGTTTCCCGAAAGACCTGGCCGCGTTCATCGCCATCGCGCAGGACCTGGGCTACGACTTCCGGCTGCTCAAGGAAGTCGAGGCGGTGAACGAAGACATGAAGCGAAGGTTCGTCCGCAAGATCCAATCCGTGCTCTGGAACCTGCGCGACAAGAACGTGGGCGTGCTCGGGCTCGCGTTCAAGCCCAACACCGACGACATGCGCCTGGCACCGTCTATCGACATCGTGAACGCGCTGGTGCGCGAAGGCGCAAAGGTGAAGGCATTTGACCCGCAGGCCATAGAACGGGCAAAGGCCCTGATACCCGGCATCAGCTACTGCACGCGCGCGGAAGACGTGGCCGATGATGCCGACGTGCTTGCCGTCATCACCGAGTGGCCGGAGTTCAGGAAGATTGACCTCGCCGCCCTGAAGAAGCGGATGCGGCTGCCCATCATCTGTGACGGCCGCAACCTGTTCGAACGGAGCGAGGTGGAGA is a window encoding:
- a CDS encoding UDP-glucose/GDP-mannose dehydrogenase family protein yields the protein MKVAMIGSGYVGLTSGPCLAKVGHDVICVDNDAARIELLNRGEVPIYEPGLPEIIAEARAAGRLRFTTDIGAAVRECKAVFIAVGTPPRENGQPDLTYVEDVARDIAANIQNYKLIVEKSTVPVQTGKWVRTTIERYKKSDSPFDVASNPEFLREGSAVGDFLNPDRIVCGVDSEQARDLMREIYAPIKAPIVFTDLASAELIKHASNAFLSMKISFANALSIVCESSGADIRKVCSGIGMDKRIGPAFLEAGVGYGGFCFPKDLAAFIAIAQDLGYDFRLLKEVEAVNEDMKRRFVRKIQSVLWNLRDKNVGVLGLAFKPNTDDMRLAPSIDIVNALVREGAKVKAFDPQAIERAKALIPGISYCTRAEDVADDADVLAVITEWPEFRKIDLAALKKRMRLPIICDGRNLFERSEVEKLGFTYIGVGR